From one Flavobacterium kingsejongi genomic stretch:
- a CDS encoding cysteine desulfurase family protein, whose protein sequence is MKKVYLDNASTTALRPEVIGTMTRVLEEDYGNPSSTHSFGRTAKVILETSRKTIAKLVGAASQEIIFTSGGTEANNWILNSAVKDLKVTRIISSRIEHHAVLHPLEVLEREGKVKVAYVDLKPNGEINLTHLTALLSDNIPTLVSLMHVNNETGTVLDLALTGRICHQYNAYFHSDTVQSVGKFPFDLHNLPVDFIVASAHKFHGPKGIGFVYINKKANIQPMLFGGEQEKGLRPGTEALHNIAGMAKALELSYSALAIEKEAIGDLKEYLKAQVGLHFPGSTINGEHADSFYNIINILFPFSAEKTAMILFHLDMKGIAVSRGSACQSGSIRPSHVLKEILSEEDLKKPSLRISFSHYNTREDIDLLITALQSIA, encoded by the coding sequence ATGAAAAAAGTATATTTAGACAATGCCTCAACCACAGCCTTACGGCCGGAGGTAATTGGTACAATGACCCGGGTTTTAGAGGAAGATTATGGTAATCCTTCTTCCACACATAGTTTTGGAAGAACGGCTAAAGTGATACTGGAGACTTCCCGAAAGACCATTGCTAAATTAGTGGGGGCGGCTTCCCAGGAAATTATATTTACTTCCGGGGGCACCGAAGCCAACAACTGGATCCTGAATAGTGCTGTAAAAGATCTCAAGGTGACCCGTATTATCTCCAGTCGCATTGAGCACCATGCAGTGCTGCATCCACTGGAAGTATTGGAGCGCGAAGGAAAGGTAAAAGTGGCTTATGTCGACCTGAAACCGAATGGTGAAATCAACCTGACCCACCTGACGGCTTTACTGAGCGACAATATCCCGACGCTGGTGAGCTTAATGCATGTGAATAATGAAACCGGAACGGTACTCGACCTGGCACTTACCGGGCGTATCTGCCACCAGTACAATGCCTATTTTCATTCTGATACCGTACAGTCTGTTGGGAAATTCCCTTTTGACCTTCATAACCTGCCGGTTGATTTTATCGTAGCGAGTGCTCATAAATTCCATGGGCCAAAAGGGATCGGTTTTGTGTACATTAATAAAAAAGCGAACATACAGCCGATGTTATTTGGAGGGGAACAGGAAAAAGGATTGCGGCCGGGAACGGAAGCACTGCACAATATTGCCGGAATGGCAAAAGCATTGGAGTTGTCCTATTCGGCATTAGCCATAGAAAAAGAAGCTATTGGGGATTTAAAAGAGTACCTGAAAGCACAAGTAGGGCTGCATTTTCCAGGAAGCACAATTAACGGTGAACATGCGGATTCTTTTTATAATATTATCAATATATTGTTTCCCTTTTCAGCAGAGAAAACGGCCATGATTTTATTCCACCTGGATATGAAAGGTATTGCTGTATCCCGCGGAAGCGCCTGTCAGTCAGGAAGCATTCGTCCGTCACATGTGCTCAAAGAAATTTTAAGCGAAGAGGATCTTAAAAAACCATCATTGCGGATCTCATTCAGCCATTACAATACACGTGAAGACATCGATTTGCTGATTACGGCCTTACAAAGTATTGCATAG
- a CDS encoding MFS transporter: MYNNETKTNYPALYTLITVFFFWGFIGASNGVFIPFCKAKFGLDQFQSQLIDFAFYGAYYLGALLLFAFSSFIKKDILNAWGFKQGIINGLLISAVGAAAMIFAVSQGNYYMILGALFIVALGFSLQQTSAQPFAASLGPAHTASNRLNLAGGINSFGTTIGPIVVSIALFGVATGVNIEEFAQKADSLDKMEILYVFVGALFLIAAGLFFFSKKLPAGKLPATFEPAKKALNTLLIITAALIVIFAYIFSRYEDPEFVTRFIENKEKDYLGLGLTISTLLIIVLGLLFANTAARKSPEGWGAMRYPQLVLGMLGIFTYVGVEVTIQSNLGELLGTDAFGNITGSAIAPFISMYWGSMMIGRWAGAITVFNPSNSLRKILLIIVPYIAFGVVLAANAISGQDITPLYAYAGLILIQIGGFFLGQDRPAKTLMIFGILGMISMLIGLATTGTTAIYAFMSGGLFCSIMWPAIFSLGIAGIGKYTSQGSALMVMMILGGGIIPPLQGKISDIIGIHESYFIPVLCFAYLAFYGWKVIRILKEQGIDHEIEVGAGH, encoded by the coding sequence ATGTATAACAACGAAACCAAAACCAATTATCCTGCGCTTTATACGCTGATTACGGTGTTTTTCTTCTGGGGATTCATCGGAGCTTCGAATGGGGTGTTCATCCCTTTTTGTAAAGCGAAATTTGGACTGGATCAATTCCAGAGCCAGCTGATCGATTTTGCCTTTTATGGGGCTTACTATCTGGGCGCTTTACTATTATTTGCATTCAGCAGCTTTATCAAGAAAGACATCCTGAATGCCTGGGGATTTAAACAGGGAATCATCAACGGCTTGCTGATTAGTGCTGTAGGTGCAGCAGCAATGATTTTTGCCGTAAGCCAGGGGAATTATTATATGATCCTGGGGGCTTTATTTATTGTAGCCCTTGGGTTTTCATTACAGCAAACCTCAGCACAGCCTTTTGCAGCGTCTTTAGGCCCGGCACATACAGCATCAAACCGACTGAACCTTGCTGGAGGGATCAACTCTTTTGGAACCACCATCGGGCCGATTGTAGTTTCAATTGCACTATTTGGAGTGGCGACAGGTGTAAATATTGAAGAATTTGCACAAAAAGCAGATTCGTTAGACAAAATGGAGATCCTGTATGTTTTTGTAGGGGCGTTGTTCCTTATTGCAGCGGGATTATTCTTTTTCTCTAAAAAGCTTCCTGCCGGTAAATTGCCAGCTACGTTTGAGCCCGCTAAAAAAGCACTTAATACCTTACTGATCATTACTGCAGCACTGATTGTCATCTTTGCTTATATCTTCTCCCGTTATGAAGATCCGGAGTTTGTGACCCGTTTTATCGAAAACAAGGAAAAAGATTATTTAGGGCTTGGCCTTACCATATCAACGTTATTAATCATTGTCCTGGGCTTATTGTTTGCCAATACTGCCGCACGTAAGAGCCCGGAAGGATGGGGAGCGATGCGGTATCCACAACTGGTATTGGGGATGCTGGGTATCTTTACCTATGTTGGGGTAGAAGTAACGATCCAGAGTAACCTGGGGGAATTATTGGGGACTGATGCTTTTGGAAATATCACCGGATCGGCTATCGCACCTTTTATTTCCATGTATTGGGGAAGTATGATGATCGGTCGATGGGCGGGTGCTATAACGGTATTTAACCCTTCGAATTCATTACGAAAAATATTACTGATTATAGTGCCTTATATCGCATTTGGTGTGGTGTTGGCAGCAAATGCTATTTCAGGGCAGGATATTACGCCATTGTATGCGTATGCAGGACTTATCCTGATACAAATTGGTGGTTTCTTCCTGGGCCAGGACCGTCCGGCAAAAACATTGATGATCTTCGGTATTTTAGGGATGATTTCTATGCTAATCGGTTTGGCTACTACAGGAACTACTGCAATTTATGCTTTTATGAGTGGCGGATTATTCTGTAGTATTATGTGGCCTGCCATTTTCTCTTTAGGCATTGCCGGTATCGGAAAATATACCTCACAAGGTTCTGCCCTGATGGTTATGATGATCCTGGGTGGCGGAATTATACCACCGCTTCAGGGGAAAATATCTGATATCATCGGAATTCATGAATCCTACTTTATTCCGGTATTGTGTTTTGCTTACCTGGCCTTTTATGGTTGGAAAGTAATCCGAATATTGAAAGAACAGGGAATCGATCATGAAATAGAAGTAGGTGCAGGACACTAA
- a CDS encoding YchJ family protein, with product MNGRQKAPTAEALMRSRYSAYVVQAADYLVATTDSSRRKYHSKSDILEWSKSNNWLRLEIISAAQNSVEFKAYFLDSQLQAQVHHERSTFRFDGTQWFYVDGTFY from the coding sequence ATCAATGGGAGGCAGAAGGCGCCTACTGCGGAAGCACTGATGCGCTCCCGCTATTCGGCCTATGTGGTTCAGGCTGCGGATTACCTCGTGGCCACAACAGATAGCTCCCGGAGAAAGTACCATTCTAAATCGGATATTCTGGAATGGTCTAAATCCAACAACTGGCTGCGGCTCGAAATTATCAGTGCAGCCCAAAATAGCGTAGAATTCAAGGCCTATTTTCTGGATTCCCAATTACAGGCACAGGTACATCATGAGCGATCGACTTTCCGGTTTGATGGTACTCAATGGTTCTATGTTGATGGTACGTTTTATTAA
- a CDS encoding helix-turn-helix domain-containing protein yields MPVPKKILNRKDEITADFLAIMEKHIHDLMEGRDRSRFGASTFAARLFIHPRHLTNTIKLTTGKSPCEFMEERILLEAQQLLEETPLPIADIALKFGYEEPANFTKFFKGMAGNTPLQYRKKSQVML; encoded by the coding sequence ATGCCTGTACCCAAAAAAATATTAAACCGGAAAGATGAGATTACAGCAGATTTTCTGGCAATAATGGAAAAGCACATCCACGACCTGATGGAAGGACGCGATCGTTCCCGTTTTGGAGCCAGTACTTTTGCGGCCCGTTTATTCATCCACCCCCGGCATCTTACCAATACTATAAAACTGACCACCGGAAAATCACCCTGCGAATTTATGGAAGAACGCATTCTATTGGAAGCGCAGCAATTACTGGAAGAAACACCGCTTCCTATTGCCGACATTGCGCTAAAGTTCGGTTATGAAGAGCCCGCCAATTTTACCAAATTCTTTAAAGGCATGGCCGGGAACACCCCCTTGCAATACCGTAAAAAAAGCCAGGTCATGCTATAA
- a CDS encoding TonB-dependent receptor gives MNIRVLFVFLLLFTTVTKVFSQEKYTLSGTISDGASNETLIGVNIYVPALKIGTTTNEYGFYSLTLPAGTHTVEISYMGFRTQEQQVNLTKNTKLTIAMNGDGEELEEVVVSTDRVRSNIRKPEMSVSKLSMETIKKMPVVMGEVDVLKSILLLPGVTNAGEGASGFNVRGGGADQNLILLDEATIYNSSHVFGFFSVFNPDAIKDLKLYKGGIPSRYGGRASSVLEIYQKDGNSKEYHVNGGIGLISSRILAEGPIVKDKGSFLIGGRASYAHLFLKLADNDNSAYFYDLNAKLNYKLNDNNSLFLSGYFGRDVFDLAGSFTNIYGNSTLNLRWNHLFSDKLFSNLSVIYSDYYYGLDIDLIGFKYESGIKNYNIKYDFRHYVSDKLKLNYGVNGIYYDFNPGIIKPTSEGSGVNYKKLEQKYAFEPSLYLEAEQQLSDKISVMYGLRYSMFYRLGSGNVNSYANDQAVTFNPLFQIYEKGVPIGTKHYDSNEVIQSYDNFEPRLAISYALNDDQSVKASYNRMTQYLQLVSNTSSPTPLDIWTPSDSFLKPQIADQVAVGYFRNFKNDEYSFEFETYYKHIKNRLDYIDGADLIANEAIEQVVLNGQMRTYGAEFLLRRNTGRLTGWISYTLSRSEQQTPGRTPAETGINNGNWYKSAYDKTHNLAVTSAYALNKKWSFGASFALQSGQPVTYPNGQYEYQGITIPSYGQRNTDRLPVYHHLDISATYVPKPDRKKGWQSEWVFSIYNLYNRSNAASVSFRQNETSGINEAVRLSIFGLVPGVSYNFKF, from the coding sequence ATGAATATAAGAGTACTTTTTGTTTTCCTCCTTTTATTTACTACAGTTACGAAAGTATTTTCACAAGAGAAATACACACTAAGCGGCACTATTTCTGATGGTGCCAGTAATGAGACCCTGATTGGGGTCAACATTTATGTCCCAGCCTTAAAAATTGGAACTACTACTAACGAATATGGATTCTATTCCCTGACTTTACCTGCGGGAACACATACGGTCGAAATCAGTTATATGGGATTTAGAACCCAGGAGCAACAAGTAAACCTGACCAAAAATACCAAACTGACCATTGCGATGAACGGTGATGGTGAAGAACTGGAAGAAGTTGTGGTAAGTACCGACCGGGTACGATCCAACATCCGAAAACCGGAGATGAGTGTCAGCAAGCTCTCTATGGAAACCATTAAGAAAATGCCGGTGGTCATGGGCGAAGTCGATGTATTAAAATCGATATTGCTCTTACCTGGTGTGACCAATGCCGGTGAAGGTGCTTCAGGCTTTAACGTGCGCGGGGGTGGTGCCGACCAAAACCTCATCTTACTGGATGAAGCCACTATTTACAATTCCTCCCACGTTTTCGGTTTCTTCTCGGTGTTTAACCCGGATGCGATTAAAGACCTTAAATTATATAAAGGTGGCATTCCTTCCCGTTATGGTGGCCGTGCTTCTTCTGTCCTGGAAATCTACCAGAAAGACGGAAACTCCAAAGAGTATCATGTAAATGGGGGAATTGGGCTCATTTCAAGCCGTATATTGGCCGAAGGGCCTATCGTAAAAGATAAAGGATCGTTCCTGATCGGCGGAAGGGCTTCCTATGCCCACCTCTTTCTAAAACTGGCCGATAATGATAATTCTGCTTATTTTTATGACCTGAATGCCAAGCTGAACTACAAGCTGAACGATAACAACAGCCTTTTCCTGTCCGGTTATTTCGGAAGGGATGTCTTCGATCTCGCCGGCAGCTTTACCAATATCTATGGTAACTCTACGCTAAACCTGCGTTGGAACCACCTGTTTTCCGACAAACTGTTTTCTAACCTTTCCGTTATTTATAGTGATTATTACTATGGGCTCGACATTGACCTCATTGGCTTCAAATATGAATCCGGCATCAAAAATTATAATATCAAATACGATTTCAGGCATTATGTATCGGATAAACTGAAACTGAACTACGGGGTAAATGGCATCTATTATGATTTTAATCCGGGAATTATCAAACCTACCAGTGAAGGTTCCGGGGTGAATTATAAAAAGCTGGAGCAGAAATATGCTTTTGAACCTTCCCTTTACCTGGAGGCAGAGCAACAGCTCTCCGATAAAATATCGGTCATGTATGGTTTGCGCTACAGTATGTTTTACCGTTTGGGTTCCGGCAATGTAAATAGCTATGCTAATGATCAGGCGGTCACTTTTAACCCGTTGTTCCAGATTTATGAAAAAGGGGTGCCTATTGGTACTAAACATTACGACAGCAATGAAGTAATTCAGTCCTATGACAATTTTGAACCCCGGTTAGCAATATCGTATGCCCTGAATGATGACCAGTCGGTAAAAGCCAGCTACAACCGTATGACGCAATACCTTCAACTGGTTTCCAATACCTCTTCCCCTACACCTTTGGATATCTGGACGCCAAGTGATAGCTTCCTGAAACCACAAATTGCAGATCAGGTAGCCGTAGGGTATTTCCGAAATTTTAAAAATGACGAATACTCCTTTGAGTTTGAAACCTATTACAAACATATTAAAAACCGACTGGACTATATTGATGGTGCCGACCTGATTGCCAATGAGGCGATAGAGCAGGTAGTCCTGAACGGGCAGATGCGTACCTATGGGGCTGAATTCCTGTTGCGAAGGAATACCGGCAGGCTGACTGGATGGATTTCCTATACACTCTCGCGCTCTGAACAGCAAACGCCGGGCAGGACACCTGCAGAAACCGGTATCAATAATGGAAATTGGTACAAGTCAGCCTATGATAAAACCCATAACCTTGCCGTGACAAGTGCTTATGCACTGAATAAAAAATGGTCTTTTGGAGCAAGTTTCGCCTTACAATCCGGACAACCGGTTACCTACCCTAACGGACAATATGAATACCAGGGCATTACAATCCCAAGTTATGGGCAACGGAATACCGATCGCCTTCCGGTTTACCACCACCTTGATATTTCAGCAACCTATGTACCGAAACCCGATCGGAAAAAGGGCTGGCAGAGCGAGTGGGTATTTAGTATTTATAACCTCTATAACCGTAGCAATGCGGCATCGGTAAGTTTCAGGCAAAACGAAACTTCCGGTATCAATGAAGCGGTACGCCTGTCGATCTTTGGCCTTGTACCCGGAGTAAGTTATAACTTCAAATTCTAA
- a CDS encoding DUF4249 domain-containing protein: MKKIFHYTTLLLVLILTASCEDVIDVDVTTAAPKLVIDASINWQKGTIGNEQKIKLTMTTGYFENTIPVVSGATVYITDANNVEYQFVEEFPGTGLYFCHNFQPVLLTDYVLTVIHDGETYTATETLQAVPPIDQIVQRNDGGLTGDEIEIKTLYTDNGATDDYYMIRYKPSFSAIAYLDVQSDEFFQGNQMSDIFFHEDLDHGQHVEITLSGISRTYYNYMTILNNIVGGGGPFQTPPATLRGNIINTTHFDNYALGFFSMSETDYRDYLVE, translated from the coding sequence ATGAAAAAGATATTCCATTATACCACACTACTGCTTGTCCTGATACTAACTGCCTCCTGTGAAGATGTCATTGATGTGGATGTTACCACGGCTGCCCCAAAATTGGTGATTGACGCGTCGATCAACTGGCAAAAAGGCACAATAGGCAATGAGCAAAAAATCAAACTAACCATGACGACGGGCTATTTTGAAAATACAATCCCTGTAGTATCCGGCGCTACGGTATACATCACTGATGCCAATAATGTGGAATACCAATTTGTGGAAGAATTTCCGGGTACCGGGCTCTATTTTTGCCATAACTTTCAGCCGGTACTGCTTACCGATTATGTCCTTACAGTAATTCATGATGGCGAAACCTATACGGCTACAGAGACCTTACAAGCTGTTCCACCGATTGACCAAATCGTGCAACGTAATGATGGTGGATTGACCGGAGATGAAATTGAGATCAAGACGCTCTATACGGATAATGGTGCTACCGACGATTATTATATGATCCGCTATAAGCCGAGCTTTTCTGCTATTGCGTATCTCGATGTGCAGAGTGATGAATTCTTCCAGGGCAATCAAATGAGCGATATCTTCTTTCATGAAGACCTCGATCACGGCCAGCATGTCGAAATAACCCTATCCGGAATTTCCAGAACCTATTACAATTACATGACCATATTAAACAATATTGTCGGTGGTGGAGGCCCTTTTCAAACTCCTCCGGCAACATTAAGGGGAAATATTATCAATACCACCCATTTTGATAATTATGCCCTGGGATTCTTTAGTATGTCCGAAACCGATTACCGGGATTATCTGGTAGAATAA
- a CDS encoding winged helix-turn-helix transcriptional regulator, which produces MYERKIPLKPECGLDLIREVVYGKWKIHLLYYIAQGIQRPGALQRQIPDATRRVLNVQLNQLEAHELVTKIIYPELPPKVEYQLTELGKTLIPVINAMGEWGDTHKEQLRKAVERNLLIPEKIVS; this is translated from the coding sequence ATGTATGAACGGAAAATCCCTTTAAAGCCGGAATGTGGCCTGGACCTGATCCGGGAAGTTGTATATGGCAAATGGAAAATACACCTCCTGTATTATATCGCCCAGGGCATACAACGTCCTGGAGCCTTACAGCGACAGATTCCCGATGCTACCCGCCGGGTATTGAACGTACAACTCAACCAGCTCGAAGCCCATGAACTGGTTACTAAAATTATTTATCCCGAATTACCTCCTAAGGTAGAATATCAGTTAACGGAACTGGGGAAAACCCTGATTCCCGTGATCAACGCCATGGGGGAATGGGGCGATACCCATAAAGAACAACTCCGTAAAGCAGTAGAACGAAATTTACTGATCCCTGAAAAAATAGTATCATGA
- a CDS encoding DNA alkylation repair protein: MSALKDLYSLPFYDRFASVLEKTLPDFNREHFIAQIFDETFAQKELKARMHHTTLVLHQFLPADFGAAAGVLIHIIRQLQKEQFGEDGLVFIFFPDYIETFGLDDYDHAIQALEETTQFVSCEFAVRPFILKYGARMLSQMSSWSLHPNYKVRRLASEGSRPRLPWAMGLPALKKDPAPILPLLDNLKNDPSEWVRRSVANSLNDIAKDHPQVVLDIARKWKGISKETDAIIKHGSRTLLKQGHAEILSHYGLDNEGLDWGNFTVITPTVKITEALQFRFAIANTGAIAKTVRLEYALYYNKANGQLSKKVFKISERIFQPGQSETITRNQSFRIITTRKFYIGAHKVSLIINGSEKELLEFELVG, from the coding sequence ATGAGCGCCTTAAAAGATCTTTACTCCCTCCCTTTTTATGACCGGTTTGCTTCGGTATTGGAAAAAACGCTTCCGGATTTTAACCGCGAGCATTTTATAGCACAAATTTTTGATGAAACATTTGCTCAAAAAGAACTGAAAGCCCGGATGCACCATACCACGCTGGTACTGCACCAGTTTTTACCCGCCGATTTTGGGGCCGCAGCCGGTGTATTGATTCACATTATCCGGCAATTGCAAAAAGAACAATTTGGAGAAGACGGACTGGTGTTTATATTTTTTCCGGATTATATCGAAACCTTCGGACTGGACGATTACGATCATGCCATCCAGGCTTTGGAAGAGACTACACAATTTGTAAGCTGTGAATTTGCCGTAAGGCCATTTATTTTAAAATATGGCGCACGTATGCTCTCCCAAATGAGTTCCTGGTCCCTACATCCCAATTATAAGGTACGCCGTCTTGCCAGCGAAGGCAGCCGTCCAAGACTACCGTGGGCCATGGGATTACCGGCTCTCAAAAAAGACCCGGCACCTATCCTTCCCCTGTTGGATAATCTTAAAAATGATCCTTCCGAGTGGGTACGCCGCAGTGTCGCGAATAGCCTTAATGATATTGCCAAAGACCATCCACAGGTAGTACTTGATATCGCCCGGAAATGGAAAGGCATCAGTAAAGAAACCGATGCGATTATCAAACACGGGAGCCGTACCCTATTAAAACAGGGGCACGCCGAAATATTAAGCCATTATGGACTGGATAATGAAGGATTGGACTGGGGAAATTTTACGGTTATTACGCCCACAGTTAAAATAACGGAAGCATTACAATTCCGTTTCGCAATTGCAAATACTGGAGCCATAGCCAAAACAGTACGTCTTGAATATGCCCTATATTACAATAAAGCGAATGGACAGCTGTCCAAAAAAGTATTTAAAATCAGTGAGCGCATATTCCAGCCGGGCCAAAGCGAAACGATAACACGCAACCAATCCTTCCGGATCATTACCACCCGAAAGTTCTATATCGGTGCCCATAAAGTATCACTTATCATCAATGGGAGTGAAAAGGAATTGCTGGAGTTTGAATTGGTGGGTTAA
- a CDS encoding UBP-type zinc finger domain-containing protein: MEKKVYCIHLDRIDSVQKGSDVCEECIKTDGSWVHLRTCQSCGVTLCCSDSPEQHMNRHCETTGHPVIASAEVGEHWLWCYPDRIYMKYSTAE; the protein is encoded by the coding sequence ATGGAAAAGAAAGTATACTGTATCCATCTTGATCGCATCGATAGTGTCCAAAAGGGTAGCGATGTTTGCGAGGAATGTATTAAAACAGATGGCAGCTGGGTGCATTTACGTACCTGTCAGTCCTGTGGTGTAACACTATGCTGTAGTGATTCCCCGGAACAGCATATGAACCGGCATTGTGAGACAACGGGACATCCTGTAATTGCTTCTGCAGAAGTTGGAGAACATTGGCTTTGGTGTTATCCCGATCGGATTTATATGAAATACAGTACTGCAGAATAA
- a CDS encoding SDR family NAD(P)-dependent oxidoreductase: MKPTKIALVTGGSRGLGKNMALSLAQKGLDVLLTYHSKKEEALEVVAEIRKIGQKATALQLDTANSKSFDGFITEVKAALQSDFGADKIDYLVNNAGIGIHASFAETTEEQFDTLVNIQYKGVFFLTQKALPILADGGGIVNLSTGLARFSLPGYAAYAGMKGAVETLTKYLAKELGPRGIRVNSVAPGAIETDFGGGVVRDNAEVNAFIASQTALGRVGRPDDIGGVVAFLCSDDAKWVNAQRIEASGGMFL, translated from the coding sequence ATGAAACCTACTAAAATTGCATTAGTTACTGGCGGAAGCCGCGGATTAGGAAAAAACATGGCGCTTAGCCTCGCCCAAAAAGGACTGGATGTACTCCTTACCTACCACAGTAAAAAAGAAGAGGCACTGGAGGTGGTAGCAGAAATCCGCAAAATCGGGCAGAAAGCTACAGCATTACAACTGGACACTGCCAATAGTAAAAGTTTTGATGGTTTTATTACCGAAGTCAAAGCTGCTCTGCAATCCGATTTTGGTGCTGATAAAATCGATTACCTGGTCAATAATGCCGGAATTGGTATTCACGCCTCTTTTGCAGAAACAACCGAAGAACAGTTTGACACCCTGGTAAATATCCAATACAAAGGAGTATTTTTCCTGACACAGAAAGCATTACCCATATTGGCCGACGGCGGTGGGATCGTTAACCTTTCCACAGGACTGGCACGTTTCAGCCTTCCGGGATATGCCGCATATGCCGGGATGAAAGGTGCTGTAGAAACCCTGACAAAATATTTAGCAAAAGAACTTGGACCCAGAGGGATTCGGGTGAATAGCGTAGCGCCTGGTGCCATCGAAACCGATTTTGGCGGTGGCGTAGTACGGGATAATGCTGAAGTTAATGCCTTTATTGCTTCCCAAACTGCGTTAGGCCGTGTGGGCCGTCCGGATGATATCGGAGGCGTTGTTGCTTTCTTATGCAGTGATGATGCCAAATGGGTCAATGCACAGCGTATTGAGGCTTCCGGGGGAATGTTTTTATAA